The DNA window tcaaaaagcaaaatcctgtacggtgtcattactgcggtcccgtagcacagccctcgcacatacaatcagcaccatgctcatactccacagggacccaccaatcctcaacaggaaacttgactgtggggcctgactcctgatcttcaggtgggtgacatgtaaaatcatctaaaagaggtgtgcacgtgagaagagctcactagctcagtaagtgaaaagaaaaaccatacaatcattcacatccatatgcactatataccatgcaattcattttaatcttatccacctaaacaacattactaagtcttaggttatgtgctactcacaaccacagtgcacatataccccgggtacgagtctcgaactccatcccgcaatatgcccatagggttgtcggagaaggcccaccgtgagtattcagaaaagtaaagcatgccggcTATCAACTagcaacataaaagtaaatgacagaaatttaAAGGTGCCGACCCCGGCAATTtgaaagcagtacgattggccctcttgaatgtaccactaaggttactgactgtcctaatgacctgtcgggcgtatgtctaaccgccatagtgacccgacaactgcgaccactgcttcccctcaAGGGATAACCCAACacttcaacccctgttgggaagggtcgtagcatagggaatgataatcctaagccgtatgctcctatataacAAAGTACGATAGTATAGTACCgtcgtgtcccataccacgggccacctatgcactcgtttccaaaccgactacggcgtctagtctaataatgcatcatgcacagtaatccaaccatttatcatataagcacatcaatcatttagcattgagaatgtaaaatacaacacacatatcataaatcatttgtttagaatgcacaagcaatatATGTGAATGGCacacgaggatgactaatctacacataatttatatgatgacatggctagtctagataccaTTTAATAGTGtaaaaacaagccttaaaataaagtcaaatgtcctctccccacttacttgttgggtacaaaagctcacgttcgatacgggtgagatcctGCGTGAGAAAtataaattctagtggaacttatcataagcgaatgagatTAGCATtccaccaccttggggtcaaaactaatgaggtttgatgtttaaatcatgtttaaaatcataaaagaaggttgcccgccCATTTTGGGCCCATACGGGCTCAAAAATCCGACTGGTGGGCTAACAGGTGGGCTGCCACCTgttagcccacctgtcttggcccaccggtccaacaggcgggccagatagcAACTGGCGAGCCCCCTCAGGCGGGTGGGTTCACCCGCCGGTCTTCGCCCGCCTGTTGGAATTAAGGTGCTGCCTCAACAGGCGGGCCCCTATAGGCAGGCGGCTGCGCCCCTCGATCTTCGCTCACCTGTGGGGGCAAAAATCAGTTTTCTCCTTTGAAACGCTCCTCAACCttaggaaaaccaaatggggctattccaatcatatttttcacacatctaaggtcttataagatgattctagcctagatctaagttagatttaaggattgaaaagcaatcttaccttctttgctcaagaactcttccaaaaccccaaaatcacctcttaactcaagaaatcaccaatacttctcaaatcttgtaaacgcttctttaaaccttcaaaatcaacacatagactatctattaaacctttgattcatcatctcaagtgggattaacaagatctcaaggaactctacccaaatcaagggtttcacttggggttttgcgaaagtttaagaagtatagcctttgtcacctcaaatcgtaggtctcatgttgaggatcacttttccggtgtcagaatgagaagatcaaacctcggcgtcgcttaaaatcatttcttcctccttttcttttcctttcttcttcttcgttctctttttcttcctttcttttctctctcttctttacttttctcacccactctttaatacattaaatgagaaaaaggaaaaacacaataagtactatttatactagagaatatctagtaaccacatggtgggtcacactggtcgGCGGGTTCGCCTGCCTgcgaccgcccacctgttggtcaaaacttaaccaaacaattgagatttcgatggaattcgactctcagcatgtatctcactctcggcacaagatatataatacatatacactttaggatacgactacatgccagcattatccgtacatggccttatgatacttgcatgtacacggcttgggtacacccgtctcctttggcactgactcggacttgtctggccaacctgtttcaaagtcacccttgccatcatggtccatagggaatccgccttaaccctctttggttcgggtcctgcatggttataccgggtcaaccgtgtaaataaatcaggttttaaaagtagggtatcacacacCTGACTCTTAGTCATCCCATCTTAAGACCTGTCTGAGACAAATGTAAGTTGACAACTAGAAATCGGTCTCATGCTGAGTTATATAATTTTATCAAATCTGGTTCTAGTcagaagaacactttggatgcTATGGTACTGCCATCCTATTGCCCTACAAATTTCACATATAGAAGGATTGCCATTTTAATGCAACCACTGTTGAAAATTTTGTCTCTCTTTTGGGGGATGGTTTGGAAGACCACAGTGCCATTAATTAGCAAAATCTTAAgatgttttacttttttccaTCCAATTGGAATCACAGTGACAAGGGTTTTAGGTTGAGTTGGTATGATTCTGTAGTTAATGTTTGCCTGTTATGGGAAGTAACTCTGTACATTCCATGATGTGGAATCAATTTCTCTTTGCCTTTTCTTAGATCATATACTCTTGGTATTGATCCTAGTCAGAAGAACACTTTTGGATGGGATGGTTCAAACTTCGTGGGAGAAAAACAAGTACAAAATAGGTGTTTTGAAACTTATTTTTCATTAGTAAATTCATTTAATACAACACTTCATATAATGTGACAAACACTATTTAAATGAAACTTGCTTGAGTTAATACAATGAATCCTAAGTTACATTTTGTGTTACATTCTAAAACACACTTGGTTAAGTTTCAGATAAAGCCTAAGTTTCATCTGTTACAGTCCTTTTCCACCTCCATATGCGCGTCTTCAGATGAATTAAGGACCCTCTCCAACCCAAGTTCATATATGAACTTCCTTATTCACTCTGGTAATGGAACATTTGTAAGGTCCTCTCTGTAAACATCATTACCTGCATCTATATCAGGTGTATCTATGAATGTCACTACTGCATCTTTCCGGAATGTCAagtagatgagagagaaaatgtaTATGGCCATGAGAGGGAACACAAAGATCCCAATAAATACATTGCCAATTTTTGGTAGATTGTTGTGGATCAGCCAGTGGACAAAGCTTGTACTTAAGTAATAGATGTTGATCCCTATGATGCATAACACCATGATCCAAGAGATAGCTATGATCTACAAATATAACAAGAGAAAACAAATTGCATGAGTTCTTGATAGCAACAAGAACTATCCAAGAGAAAGTAATTAACTTAAAAGAAATAGACTCACAAAGATAGAGTTCTTGTGTGGTCCCATCTTGTTAGCACTGTTACTGAACTTGAGGAGAGGAATGAGAGCAAATGGGAGCTGAATGGACAGTATGATCTGGAATATTCATTACAAACTAATTCAATAAGTTGGTGATTAATTTAACTTTAGATAAATAATTTAAGACTAATTTACGAACCGAAGCGATGATGATTAATCGGCCTGCCCCAGAAGAGCCACCAATGATGGATACAATCAAGCTAGGTGTAATTGCGATCGTCCGGGTCATCAAGTTCCTCATCCAGTTCTTCATCTTAATGTTTAAGAATCCCTAGTTGATTTAAAATCTTGAACTATGTCAAACTATGTCAAATgataaacaaaacaaattatGAAATGCAAactacaataataaaaaaaatgttgacaGATTAGTTTTAGCCTCAAAACTCATTACCTGCATGATAAATTGTCCAGCATAAGTACCAGTAATGGTGGAACTCTGTCCTGAAGCTAGTAATGCAATGGCATAAATGGTGGAACTTGATTTCCCTAATGCATTCTGTAAATAAATGTGAGAAATTGTTAAAATTGATGTTTCATTAACAAGTACATGATTAGCATTCTGAGTGACACCATCATCTCTGACCttaagaaggaaagaagcaGAATCAAGTGTGAGATTGTTGCATCTATCAAGATCCTGCTGGGAAAGGTTGTCAGAAAAGCAAACAGTTCCTGATACTATAACCACTGTGACATTGATTAGCAATGCTATGAATAGCGCGAATCCGGTCTCTATCAAGTAGAACCTACAGGCATCCTGTAAATCCAAGGAAccacattcaatatataaatcATAAGATTCAAGTTTTATTTCTCAAAGCCAATTCCCTAAGATTAATAGGAGCCatattcatatttatttaatttttgtttcattcATTGAGTCAATAAATGAACACAATTTTGATCATCTTACATTGATGCCACGGGCATATGGTGGTATCTTCCTTGAGAGGACTAAAGCAGAGTGGAGATAGAGATTGGGCCTGTCCATCATGAAAGGAAAATGAATGATCAAGGATGGTATATACATTATTTTCCACTTATACCAAATTTGAAGTCATAATCCATGGGACTGAGTTGCCATGCACCCACATTGTAGGGATCCAGGCCACTtgaggaaaggggggggggaggtgggaTTTTTGACCCTTCAATTGCATGGTGAACCTCACCGCGTGGTCAAGGGAAACTTTGTCCTAATTCATGTCCCTAGTACTGCTTGTGACGTTTCCTCATGTGACAATGAAAGGCTTATGAACAAGGACAAGTATCTTACGGCGATACAATGGCACCCAACAGAGCAATAGCATCACCGGTAGCACCTTGGCCACTGAGCTTGGGGATGAACAGTCCTTCTAAGACCTTTGAAGCAGGTGGATTTACGTAACTTAATTCCCTGAAATAACATGCCGCCATCACAAATACTAGTAATGCAATCAACATTTCCAGCTTCCGAACCTGGCAAAAGACAATGGAAATAAAAGGATTGTTATCACTTTTAGTAATTTTTCAACATCTTCATCAAAATAAATTGTTATGatgttagaaaaaataaatcacttctcacctatgtaggggtgtcaattccgatcccgcatcggtaggcccgattgagcccgacacgtttatggcccgacTTGGACcggcccatttaataaatgtgtcgggcttgagtccgacatgtttattaaacaggcgttcatggtgcaagtagctagcctATCGGGTGCCCGACCGAATCAACACATTTATATGCCTGACTTGAATCGACTTGCTGTAGCCCGACCCAGTCTgatccctttaatactacataaaattcctatttttccaCTATtattaagaaacaaattaagctttcttaccctttgctttgtaataggttTTGAtctaattaagctttattttgtaagttgtaaaggtcataatctcttatttttctttgtaagaacaatcataatctcatatcatttttattttttattaaagatttgcgtCACATATTTCTTGGCattcaaccaacttaagaaaagaattttagggtaggcacgtttaaatcccgtttagagcccgtttagacttaaataggtccgtagcccggttaaaacctgattaaggcccatttaaggAAGCCGGATTAAAGCCCGATACCAACCAgcccgattataaaccgtaccatcCCCCCCAAAGCAAGGCTTTCAAGtgttcaagcccgattaagcccgactgagaccgatccggcccgaccggttgacacccctacacctATGTACTAGTTAATGGAGAAACATAGTGATAACTAAGTATGCACAAAACAATAATACAGTGTAACAAATCAAGCCAATGAAAAAAGAATACTCCAATTTTTATGTGGAAAATCCTTTcgtgagaaagaaaaatattgcgGGCAGGTCTAAATCCATTTAAATAATGGGATTACAAGTCTTCTCTAGACATTTCGTAACGGTAACAACAATCATTAAGAGAAATAGCCCTCTTTGGATGACAACTTCTGTAGATTGTATTGGATGCTAACAATTATAAAGAGGAGCCATTCTTGGAGAACAagatattagggtttttctaaGGCTGTAAATAAACATGCACGTTCGGACAAGGTGGATCCTCACATAGGTCTCTCCAGTCTGGACAAAAAATGGAGTACTTGTACTATATAAACGTAAATGCTATATctcaatttcaattttctttcAGTTATAAATAACTAAGTCTGAATGATTTAGATATATTACCCCATATCTCTGTAGACCCAGAAGTAAGAGAGCACTCGAGCCAGTTATGAGAACTCCTGCCCATATTGGGATGTGGAACAATATGTTGAGTGCAAATGCTGTTCCAATCACTGTAATATGATAAAATAAAGGTAAACCCCATGTTAGAACTTCTATTCTTCAGGGTTTTTATCCATTTAGATGGGGCAAAGGTTTCATCAACTGCTCACTGAGAATTTTATGTCAACCACCCAAGTAGAGgaacaagataaaaaaagataaatagtTAGTAATGGTGAATAAAGATATGGGAGAGAGTTTCCTCAAAGGCAGCACATTTCCTATACTAACACATGGTTCAATAGGAGTACAACCAAAAGCATCAATAAGAGCAAGATTTCGATCTTTCATGTGGGGTGGGTAGTTTTCACCTCTCTTTCGTGTCTGGATGGCCACATGCTTTtgaggcttctttttccctaaaattatGTTAAATCNNNNNNNNNNNNNNNNNNNNaaaaaaaaaaaaaaaaaaaaaaaaaaaaagaaagaaaaatgtatgACAAGTATTTTCTGGGTGGAACATAGGGCCATGTCCAGACACAATGAACGTCCAGAAAACTTTGTTCCAAAAGAATATTACTTATTAAAGACGCCACCAAGAAGCACTTTTTTTTCGAGGATAAaagtaatgaaataaaataattgaagAAACCCAAAGCCAAAAGTTCAAACAAAACTATACCAGATCCCTCGCCttgcattgccatcagcaaacaAAAAACTAATATTTAAGAACTTCAgacaaataaagagaaaaacaataaaagacTGCTGAAAAATTAAAGATCACCGAAAACAAGCAAAAATGAGCtgatagaaaattaaattaagaagataagagaaagaAGACCTTCAGGAATATCAGCGGCAATAGCTACAACCTCTGCCAGCAACCATAAGCAATAAGTCACGTACTTGGGATATTCTAACTTACATATCTCTGACAAGTGTTTGCCTGCAAGACCCACCAAGATATAGAGAAGAGATCAATTAAGATTGAAAATATAAATAGTAACTGAAGTGAAGATTCTCTGGACCCATATGGATTATTTACCAGTTGTTACACCCAGATTGGCAGCAAGTGATTGGATTATGAAAACAAACACCAATCCAATGAGGACGACCCATAATAGCTGAtacagaaataagagagaaaaaggtaTCTTTTACTAAGTTTCATTATTGCATGGGAAACTAAATACTTGCAGTATTTTAGCTTGTAACTTAATAAGTAGTGGATTAATTACCTCATATCTATGATTAGATCCAGATTGAAGATCAGTTTCCACTGCAAGATAACAAGTTAATTATATACtctagagaagagagagagagagagagagagagagagagattacaatTGCCAGGGTCAAGATAAGCTATAGAGACGAGGAAGCCAGGGCCAACAAAAGTGAAAAACTTTTTCCAGCTTGGTTTCTATTCATCAAAGGAAATACAATTAATGGAAGTAATTAAATGGAaattaaatagaaagaaaatggaaaaaagaagagtAGGAGTGGACCTTGAAAGCAGGATCATCTTGTTCATGGGATTGCTTGTCATCACCAGGAGGCAAGGAGGTTGTGGATATCTCCTCCAGATGGGCTATGCGGTTGCTTCCGCTTCCCCATGATGAAGGGTCCATCCCGAtctgttgttgctgttgctggTGCTGCCCCTCTtccatctctttctttctttctctctttctctctctctctgtctggggatcttctctctcctatatGATCCAACCCTTCGTTTCTATTATCTGAGTTATAGACTGAGAAAGCAAAAACTGTAATCTAGTGCAgaacacatccaaacacacacatatgaatgataaaaaaacataaaaggctggCATTGATGATGATGCCAGAGATTAAACAATCAGGATATCATATTATGAGACCAAAGAGTAAACTATTCTCACCTTAATTTCAACAAAGAATATTAAACTATGCCTTTTAACTTTTAGTAGGTATTGTAATCCTTAATTTCATCAAAGAATATTATAGTATGCCTCAAAGTCTAGCTAGCTCAATTAATGTAAGCCCTCAACTTGCCGAAGGCTGTTAACTGCACCACAAACCTAACCTGATCTCTAATGTTTACAAGCTAGAATTGGACATGGGATCGGCCTGATTCTGAATCAATTGGGAATCAGTTGGAATGTTGAAATTGAATTGGAAAGATGCAAAGATTTCAAAAAATACCTGATCAATCAAGAGATAAGTGGTTTAgcggggggaaaaaaaaaagaagacttgCACTACTAAATCTTGTTACACAAGGTAAGTTCCattgattttttgttattttgtgggcttttttttttttttttttttNNNNNNNNNNNNNNNNNNNNTTAAAAAgattatttatattaaaaaaaggaaaaaaatagaataaaaatataCAAGTTGGAGCCTAACAAGGAActccagaaacaaaaacaaaaaggtgaGGTCAAGCCTCCACCTTCGAcaatgccatcagcagagggtCATGCACGATACCAtcacaaaaaatattattttatagattaaaaaaataataaaaatatataacaaaGAGCATTCATGATCAATTCAAAATTAGTTGCAAGATGCAACATTAATTATTGATCGATTACACTCAGGTCAATTTGCCGCCGATCCGATTTCTGAAAGCATACTTTTCTCCATTTATATAAAAAGTGGTGCCTTGATGATCACATATGGTATGAGAAAAGTTTTGTTAATCTCACCAAAAATGACGTGGGAATTTAGCTTACCAGCCCATAGATGAGGGATTCAGCCAGCACCCAAGCACCCGCCCCAAAAGACTCTCAGTCATCAAATACGCACTAGGTGTCTAACGCGGCTGAAGAGAATCTGAATCCATAAATGAGACCTTTCGCATAAAAACCCCATAAAAGGAGGTGCAAAATTAAGTTTTAATTTGcttaatatttgatttgattgtgaTGTCAAAATTATTGTGTAAGCATTTTTAAGAGTGAAAAGGTAGAGGAACTTTTGGTAGttggatttttgtttttgggtgaatCACCAATACATTCAAGAAAGCCTAAGAAATAAAAGGAGTTCCCTTACAATGAAAACTAGGGAGAGAAAACTAACATAAAAAGGAGATATTTGAACAGCTGATATTAAACCGCTCTTAAAAGGGATTAGTGCTGGAATCCACAAGCCGAATAGGTAAACATACTTCAAAAACAAACCATGGACGATCGATGGCTTATGGAAGCCCAAAGATACCTGTCCAATAATTATAAGAGCTTTGCATAATGTACTTTATCATTACTAGCGTCCCAAAGTAGGACTGGATTCTAGTTTTCCACAGTTGTAGCTTTTTCTTAAGATTATCTAGCATAGACGAATAATGGTGGGGAGTAGGCTTGGCTCGTAATGAGAAAATaccaagatatatatatatatatatatatatatagggaatgAACCCTCTAAGAACCTTGAAATAGCCATAAGGCTAGCTTTATCTTCTTCAAGAATAGAAGGGATTTATGTTTATTCACATGGCGGGGTTGATCCTCGTTCCATACTTTATATGGATGGAGAGGATACTCGAGGAGATTTATGGGGGTAGATCGCTCATATAGACAGGTCTTTTTGACCGCTATTGAAGAGATTAAAAGGCGTGGTCCAGGGAGGCGTGATAGAATCAAATCAAGACTGGATCATCAAAGGTGTAGTAGGCTGAGCACAGTGGTGCCAAGACGAAGAGTGAAGGGGGTGCGGGAAGTTTTATGGCTACCGCCGATGGTAGGTTGGTGGAAGTTAAATTGTCATGGTTCGTCATGGGGAAATCTAGGGAAGGCTGGGGCAGGTGGTTTGATAAGAGACAACAATGCTCAGGTTGTCTCGTCTTTCAGTTCCTTTTTGGGGAATGCTTCTAGTTTTCAAGCTGAATTTTATGCATTGATAGAAGGAATTGAAAGAGCGAGAGAGATGCAGTGTGCTTTGCTgtggatagaatgtgattcgGTCTTGGTGGTTCTAATGGTGCAAAGGGGTTTGGTCCTATGGTATGTATGGCAGAAGtggtcttctcttctttcttatctTAGCGGTATTTGCTGGATAATCACTCATTGCTACCAGGAGGCTAATCCCATAGCGGATTTTCTAGCAAATATGGCCCCTAAGAAGGAAGTATCTACTACTAATTTGGTGTGGCCAACAGATGTGCTTCAATTTTTGTCTGATGATACAATGGGTAGGTTGTAATTCAGATTCTATTAGCGGTTTGTTTTTTTTGTAGCGCCTTGATCCTCttcctgctaatggcaatgctaTAGGTGGGGAAGGGTTCTAGGTTTTGTGATTGTCTCTGTGTATTCTCTTTGAGTTCGGTTCCTTGTATGgtttcttttcatctttttatatacatgaccttttagtggaaaaaaaaaacatgaaggCCTAACATcacaaaggagagaaggaataCAATGGATCTCACTAAGCAAGCATTTGACTATTGATGAATATCATAAGGTTATCAGCAAAAGCAAGCTAAGACAATTTATCAGCAAAAGCAAGCTAAGACAATTGAAGAGCTTTGCACTTGGGAAATAAATGAATCTTCTTTTGGTCCACTTGGAGTTGACTAAGCCTACAAAAGGCTTTAAGAATCAGTGTGAATGGGAATGGGGAGAGATGGCACTCTGCCTAAGGcaatc is part of the Macadamia integrifolia cultivar HAES 741 chromosome 9, SCU_Mint_v3, whole genome shotgun sequence genome and encodes:
- the LOC122087994 gene encoding metal transporter Nramp5-like; its protein translation is KEMEEGQHQQQQQQIGMDPSSWGSGSNRIAHLEEISTTSLPPGDDKQSHEQDDPAFKKPSWKKFFTFVGPGFLVSIAYLDPGNLETDLQSGSNHRYELLWVVLIGLVFVFIIQSLAANLGVTTGKHLSEICKLEYPKYVTYCLWLLAEVVAIAADIPEVIGTAFALNILFHIPIWAGVLITGSSALLLLGLQRYGVRKLEMLIALLVFVMAACYFRELSYVNPPASKVLEGLFIPKLSGQGATGDAIALLGAIVSPPNLYLHSALVLSRKIPPYARGINDACRFYLIETGFALFIALLINVTVVIVSGTVCFSDNLSQQDLDRCNNLTLDSASFLLKNALGKSSSTIYAIALLASGQSSTITGTYAGQFIMQGFLNIKMKNWMRNLMTRTIAITPSLIVSIIGGSSGAGRLIIIASIILSIQLPFALIPLLKFSNSANKMGPHKNSIFIIAISWIMVLCIIGINIYYLSTSFVHWLIHNNLPKIGNVFIGIFVFPLMAIYIFSLIYLTFRKDAVVTFIDTPDIDAGNDVYREDLTNVPLPE